Proteins encoded in a region of the Zea mays cultivar B73 chromosome 2, Zm-B73-REFERENCE-NAM-5.0, whole genome shotgun sequence genome:
- the LOC103648958 gene encoding protein ALP1-like → MSPSHTEDEFASSDSSDSEDETLLLVNLLTLNIAAQHLHRRRSGLPRRVIHRDHFAGENLIQHHYFAANPVYPPHVFRRRFRMSRPLFLRILQGLQQHDIYFTQRVDATGMPGLGPLQKVCAAMRILAYGLPSDAVDEYIQIGESTARECLHHFCRAIIDCFSAWYLRTPTQDDINRIMHNSESRGFPGMLGSIDCMHWEWRNCPTAWRGQFCGRNGRASMILEAVATYDLWIWHAFFVMPGTNNDVNVLHRSPVFDPITTGRMPPVNYTVNGNAYNFGYYLADGIYPNWPTFVKAIRHPYEEKKVYFTQMQESCRKDIERAFGVLQARWAVLRGPAYGWDRNRLTEIMTACIIMHNMIVEDEGPFAANIDFGDNSSRIDSSQIIAEGRAEWVINHFDLRRQDRSCSLQNDLVENLWSRRGSM, encoded by the exons ATGTCTCCGAGCCATACGGAAGATGAGTTTGCTTCGAGTGATTCGAGTGATAGTGAGGATGAAACTCTTTTGCTTGTCAACCTACTAACCCTAAACATTGCGGCTCAGCACCTTCACCGCCGACGGTCCGGTCTACCCCGCCGTGTCATTCACAGAGATCATTTCGCTGGAGAAAACCTCATCCAACATCACTACTTCGCCGCTAACCCAGTGTATCCACCGCATGTGTTTCGTAGAAG GTTCCGCATGAGTAGGCCTTTGTTTCTCCGCATTCTGCAAGGTCTTCAACAACACGATATTTACTTTACACAAAGAGTTGACGCAACTGGTATGCCCGGACTAGGACCATTACAAAAAGTTTGTGCGGCCATGCGGATACTTGCTTATGGCTTACCTTCAGATGCGGTAGACGAGTATATTCAAATTGGGGAATCAACGGCTAGGGAATGCCTTCATCATTTTTGTCGCGCAATCATTGATTGTTTTAGTGCTTGGTATTTACGCACTCCAACTCAAGATGACATTAATCGCATCATGCATAATAGTGAGTCGCGGGGTTTTCCTGGCATGTTGGGATCCATCGATTGCATGCACTGGGAGTGGAGGAACTGTCCAACGGCATGGCGAGGTCAATTTTGTGGTCGAAATGGTAGGGCATCGATGATACTTGAAGCAGTTGCAACGTATGATCTATGGATTTGGCATGCATTTTTTGTCATGCCTGGGACAAACAATGACGTTAACGTGCTCCACCGATCCCCCGTGTTTGACCCAATCACTACTGGTCGAATGCCACCTGTAAATTACACAGTTAATGGTAATGCGTACAACTTCGGTTATTACCTCGCTGATGGTATTTACCCCAACTGGCCTACTTTTGTGAAAGCAATCCGACACCCATACGAGGAAAAGAAAGTCTACTTCACTCAGATGCAGGAAAGTTGCCGAAAGGATATTGAGCGTGCATTTGGAGTACTTCAAGCCCGGTGGGCGGTGCTCCGTGGACCAGCTTATGGTTGGGATCGTAATCGTTTGACAGAGATAATGACGGCTTGCATCATCATGCATAACATGATCGTTGAAGACGAAGGGCCATTTGCCGCAAACATTGATTTCGGAGACAACTCTTCAAGGATTGATTCATCTCAAATAATAGCGGAAGGCCGTGCCGAATGGGTTATTAACCACTTCGATCTACGTCGCCAAGATAGATCGTGCTCCCTTCAAAATGATCTTGTGGAGAACTTATGGAGTCGCCGTGGAAGTATGTAA